A genomic segment from Malus domestica chromosome 05, GDT2T_hap1 encodes:
- the LOC103413668 gene encoding replication protein A 70 kDa DNA-binding subunit B-like isoform X8, with product MMSLHSLIPYQPANKLQIRVCRMWITKTIEDDPQPQSLDCVFVDKQGDAVHATVNARDIQFFLDLLTVGDAYEITKFRVVHNRTSSKVVPHPAALELNRRTTFVPIHKTNQEIPKQWFNLIDLDQLHKRINNDVELTDVFGHLTAVQPIEDVTVQSSRIAKKRNLNLQDIRGETIRITLWGEAATTFEDSGIKSLPPPIFLAVTSLKVKEYRGNPVLGSTGSTVCIFNPEIPQLTQYKQKFKDLKSPVQTLRTSAEMYADRAVSPNFESKTIDELLLLDPALHKNVSFECKATVIGFDLSRGWWYKSCPFCHKAVKKTSGAFQCNEHGSFNRLPEPWFKINLIVEDSTNQHNFLMLGRNAEKILHVSCHTLVIEDGYDDPFMVPPPLKKLVGETKRFLLSFGNQNSDFRKTDFIIYGLLQDQLPLNTAIASIDPQTPTATAGKQIITEATPAPVTPSQRPDHHPQSVVPLKTSKRPLFIDQADKPDSKKTRTEQIEVTNSARIAREFHKLVVPKIEPADKEPIAALKTKSQTKKTKDSSCS from the exons ATGATGTCGCTTCATTCTCTAATACCATACCAGCCAGCAAACAAGCTCCAAATCAGGGTTTGCAGGATGTGGATCACAAAAACCATCGAAGATGACCCTCAGCCACAAAGTCTTGATTGTGTGTTTGTTGATAAACAG GGGGATGCAGTTCACGCGACTGTGAATGCTCGagacattcaattttttttggacCTTCTGACAGTCGGCGATGCATACGAGATCACTAAATTTCGTGTTGTTCACAACAGGACATCGAGCAAAGTTGTCCCTCATCCTGCGGCGCTTGAATTAAATAGGAGAACCACATTCGTTCCAATTCACAAAACAAATCAGGAGATCCCAAAGCAATGGTTCAATTTGATTGACCTTGATCAACTTCATAAGAGAATCAACAACGATGTTGAACTTACAG ATGTGTTTGGTCATTTAACGGCTGTGCAGCCGATTGAAGACGTGACTGTCCAAAGCTCAAGAATTGCGAAGAAGAGGAATCTTAACTTGCAAGACATCAG GGGCGAAACGATTAGGATCACCTTATGGGGAGAAGCTGCAACAACTTTTGAGGACAGTGGAATAAAATCCCTTCCACCACCTATCTTCCTTGCTGTAACAAGCCTCAAAGTCAAAGAATACCGAG GAAACCCTGTTCTTGGAAGCACTGGATCAACTGTTTGTATTTTCAATCCAGAGATTCCACAGCTCACCCAATACAAACAAAA GTTTAAGGATCTGAAATCACCTGTTCAAACCTTACGCACCTCAGCGGAAATGTATGCAGACCGTGCTGTTAGTCCTAATTTTGAGTCCAAAACAATTGATGAGCTCCTTCTACTTGATCCTGCTTTGCACAAA AATGTAAGTTTTGAATGCAAAGCGACTGTCATTGGATTTGATTTGAGTAGAGGTTGGTGGTACAAGTCGTGCCCATTCTGCCATAAAGCTGTCAAAAAAACTTCCGGAGCATTTCAGTGCAATGAACATGGTTCATTTAACAGGTTACCTGAACCATG GTTCAAAATCAATCTTATAGTGGAAGATAGCACAAATCAGCACAATTTCCTCATGTTAGGAAGGAACGCTGAAAAGATACTTCATGTTTCTTGCCACACTTTGGTAATAGAAGACGGATATGACGATCCCTTCATGGTGCCACCACCTCTAAAAAAATTGGTGGGCGAGACAAAAAGATTTTTGCTATCTTTTGGCAATCAAAACAGTGATTTTAGGAAGACAGACTTCATCATTTATGGATTGCTTCAAGATCAGCTGCCCTTGAACACAGCAATTGCCTCAATCGACCCACAAACGCCTACTGCCACTGCAGGAAAACAAATTATAACTGAAGCGACTCCTGCCCCAGTGACACCTTCCCAGCGGCCAGATCACCATCCCCAATCGGTTGTACCTCTCAAAACTTCAAAGAGACCATTGTTCATTGATCAAGCAGACAAACCAGACAG CAAAAAAACTCGCACTGAGCAAATAGAGGTAACCAATTCTGCTAGAATTGCCAGAGAATTCCACAAACTGGTTGTCCCTAAGATTGAGCCCGCCGATAAAGAACCGATAGCTGCGCTCAAAACAAAGTCTCAAACCAAAAAAACCAAGGATAG TTCGTGTAGTTAA
- the LOC103413668 gene encoding replication protein A 70 kDa DNA-binding subunit B-like isoform X7: MMSLHSLIPYQPANKLQIRVCRMWITKTIEDDPQPQSLDCVFVDKQGDAVHATVNARDIQFFLDLLTVGDAYEITKFRVVHNRTSSKVVPHPAALELNRRTTFVPIHKTNQEIPKQWFNLIDLDQLHKRINNDVELTDVFGHLTAVQPIEDVTVQSSRIAKKRNLNLQDIRGETIRITLWGEAATTFEDSGIKSLPPPIFLAVTSLKVKEYRGNPVLGSTGSTVCIFNPEIPQLTQYKQKFKDLKSPVQTLRTSAEMYADRAVSPNFESKTIDELLLLDPALHKNVSFECKATVIGFDLSRGWWYKSCPFCHKAVKKTSGAFQCNEHGSFNRLPEPWFKINLIVEDSTNQHNFLMLGRNAEKILHVSCHTLVIEDGYDDPFMVPPPLKKLVGETKRFLLSFGNQNSDFRKTDFIIYGLLQDQLPLNTAIASIDPQTPTATAGKQIITEATPAPVTPSQRPDHHPQSVVPLKTSKRPLFIDQADKPDSKKTRTEQIEVTNSARIAREFHKLVVPKIEPADKEPIAALKTKSQTKKTKDSAQDVRPPKK; encoded by the exons ATGATGTCGCTTCATTCTCTAATACCATACCAGCCAGCAAACAAGCTCCAAATCAGGGTTTGCAGGATGTGGATCACAAAAACCATCGAAGATGACCCTCAGCCACAAAGTCTTGATTGTGTGTTTGTTGATAAACAG GGGGATGCAGTTCACGCGACTGTGAATGCTCGagacattcaattttttttggacCTTCTGACAGTCGGCGATGCATACGAGATCACTAAATTTCGTGTTGTTCACAACAGGACATCGAGCAAAGTTGTCCCTCATCCTGCGGCGCTTGAATTAAATAGGAGAACCACATTCGTTCCAATTCACAAAACAAATCAGGAGATCCCAAAGCAATGGTTCAATTTGATTGACCTTGATCAACTTCATAAGAGAATCAACAACGATGTTGAACTTACAG ATGTGTTTGGTCATTTAACGGCTGTGCAGCCGATTGAAGACGTGACTGTCCAAAGCTCAAGAATTGCGAAGAAGAGGAATCTTAACTTGCAAGACATCAG GGGCGAAACGATTAGGATCACCTTATGGGGAGAAGCTGCAACAACTTTTGAGGACAGTGGAATAAAATCCCTTCCACCACCTATCTTCCTTGCTGTAACAAGCCTCAAAGTCAAAGAATACCGAG GAAACCCTGTTCTTGGAAGCACTGGATCAACTGTTTGTATTTTCAATCCAGAGATTCCACAGCTCACCCAATACAAACAAAA GTTTAAGGATCTGAAATCACCTGTTCAAACCTTACGCACCTCAGCGGAAATGTATGCAGACCGTGCTGTTAGTCCTAATTTTGAGTCCAAAACAATTGATGAGCTCCTTCTACTTGATCCTGCTTTGCACAAA AATGTAAGTTTTGAATGCAAAGCGACTGTCATTGGATTTGATTTGAGTAGAGGTTGGTGGTACAAGTCGTGCCCATTCTGCCATAAAGCTGTCAAAAAAACTTCCGGAGCATTTCAGTGCAATGAACATGGTTCATTTAACAGGTTACCTGAACCATG GTTCAAAATCAATCTTATAGTGGAAGATAGCACAAATCAGCACAATTTCCTCATGTTAGGAAGGAACGCTGAAAAGATACTTCATGTTTCTTGCCACACTTTGGTAATAGAAGACGGATATGACGATCCCTTCATGGTGCCACCACCTCTAAAAAAATTGGTGGGCGAGACAAAAAGATTTTTGCTATCTTTTGGCAATCAAAACAGTGATTTTAGGAAGACAGACTTCATCATTTATGGATTGCTTCAAGATCAGCTGCCCTTGAACACAGCAATTGCCTCAATCGACCCACAAACGCCTACTGCCACTGCAGGAAAACAAATTATAACTGAAGCGACTCCTGCCCCAGTGACACCTTCCCAGCGGCCAGATCACCATCCCCAATCGGTTGTACCTCTCAAAACTTCAAAGAGACCATTGTTCATTGATCAAGCAGACAAACCAGACAG CAAAAAAACTCGCACTGAGCAAATAGAGGTAACCAATTCTGCTAGAATTGCCAGAGAATTCCACAAACTGGTTGTCCCTAAGATTGAGCCCGCCGATAAAGAACCGATAGCTGCGCTCAAAACAAAGTCTCAAACCAAAAAAACCAAGGATAG TGCTCAAGATGTTCGCCCACCAAAAAAGTGA
- the LOC103413668 gene encoding replication protein A 70 kDa DNA-binding subunit B-like isoform X6, which translates to MMSLHSLIPYQPANKLQIRVCRMWITKTIEDDPQPQSLDCVFVDKQGDAVHATVNARDIQFFLDLLTVGDAYEITKFRVVHNRTSSKVVPHPAALELNRRTTFVPIHKTNQEIPKQWFNLIDLDQLHKRINNDVELTDVFGHLTAVQPIEDVTVQSSRIAKKRNLNLQDIRGETIRITLWGEAATTFEDSGIKSLPPPIFLAVTSLKVKEYRGNPVLGSTGSTVCIFNPEIPQLTQYKQKFKDLKSPVQTLRTSAEMYADRAVSPNFESKTIDELLLLDPALHKNVSFECKATVIGFDLSRGWWYKSCPFCHKAVKKTSGAFQCNEHGSFNRLPEPWFKINLIVEDSTNQHNFLMLGRNAEKILHVSCHTLVIEDGYDDPFMVPPPLKKLVGETKRFLLSFGNQNSDFRKTDFIIYGLLQDQLPLNTAIASIDPQTPTATAGKQIITEATPAPVTPSQRPDHHPQSVVPLKTSKRPLFIDQADKPDSKKTRTEQIEVTNSARIAREFHKLVVPKIEPADKEPIAALKTKSQTKKTKDRRIHVDVATVL; encoded by the exons ATGATGTCGCTTCATTCTCTAATACCATACCAGCCAGCAAACAAGCTCCAAATCAGGGTTTGCAGGATGTGGATCACAAAAACCATCGAAGATGACCCTCAGCCACAAAGTCTTGATTGTGTGTTTGTTGATAAACAG GGGGATGCAGTTCACGCGACTGTGAATGCTCGagacattcaattttttttggacCTTCTGACAGTCGGCGATGCATACGAGATCACTAAATTTCGTGTTGTTCACAACAGGACATCGAGCAAAGTTGTCCCTCATCCTGCGGCGCTTGAATTAAATAGGAGAACCACATTCGTTCCAATTCACAAAACAAATCAGGAGATCCCAAAGCAATGGTTCAATTTGATTGACCTTGATCAACTTCATAAGAGAATCAACAACGATGTTGAACTTACAG ATGTGTTTGGTCATTTAACGGCTGTGCAGCCGATTGAAGACGTGACTGTCCAAAGCTCAAGAATTGCGAAGAAGAGGAATCTTAACTTGCAAGACATCAG GGGCGAAACGATTAGGATCACCTTATGGGGAGAAGCTGCAACAACTTTTGAGGACAGTGGAATAAAATCCCTTCCACCACCTATCTTCCTTGCTGTAACAAGCCTCAAAGTCAAAGAATACCGAG GAAACCCTGTTCTTGGAAGCACTGGATCAACTGTTTGTATTTTCAATCCAGAGATTCCACAGCTCACCCAATACAAACAAAA GTTTAAGGATCTGAAATCACCTGTTCAAACCTTACGCACCTCAGCGGAAATGTATGCAGACCGTGCTGTTAGTCCTAATTTTGAGTCCAAAACAATTGATGAGCTCCTTCTACTTGATCCTGCTTTGCACAAA AATGTAAGTTTTGAATGCAAAGCGACTGTCATTGGATTTGATTTGAGTAGAGGTTGGTGGTACAAGTCGTGCCCATTCTGCCATAAAGCTGTCAAAAAAACTTCCGGAGCATTTCAGTGCAATGAACATGGTTCATTTAACAGGTTACCTGAACCATG GTTCAAAATCAATCTTATAGTGGAAGATAGCACAAATCAGCACAATTTCCTCATGTTAGGAAGGAACGCTGAAAAGATACTTCATGTTTCTTGCCACACTTTGGTAATAGAAGACGGATATGACGATCCCTTCATGGTGCCACCACCTCTAAAAAAATTGGTGGGCGAGACAAAAAGATTTTTGCTATCTTTTGGCAATCAAAACAGTGATTTTAGGAAGACAGACTTCATCATTTATGGATTGCTTCAAGATCAGCTGCCCTTGAACACAGCAATTGCCTCAATCGACCCACAAACGCCTACTGCCACTGCAGGAAAACAAATTATAACTGAAGCGACTCCTGCCCCAGTGACACCTTCCCAGCGGCCAGATCACCATCCCCAATCGGTTGTACCTCTCAAAACTTCAAAGAGACCATTGTTCATTGATCAAGCAGACAAACCAGACAG CAAAAAAACTCGCACTGAGCAAATAGAGGTAACCAATTCTGCTAGAATTGCCAGAGAATTCCACAAACTGGTTGTCCCTAAGATTGAGCCCGCCGATAAAGAACCGATAGCTGCGCTCAAAACAAAGTCTCAAACCAAAAAAACCAAGGATAG AAGGATACATGTAGATGTAGCAACTGTTTTGTAA